A genomic segment from Candidatus Alcyoniella australis encodes:
- a CDS encoding zinc ribbon domain-containing protein gives MPIYEYECRRCGATTSFIEKMFQRPRLFGSRRRCSKCGSKKLVKVVSSFSSKVERTRTETLNEMAGMGNVQFVPQQSQPQGPPPGGCPYCSPEGQEKENDKPKGPDSINVRTD, from the coding sequence GTGCCGATCTACGAGTACGAGTGCCGCCGTTGCGGCGCGACCACCAGCTTTATCGAGAAGATGTTCCAGCGGCCGCGATTGTTCGGCAGCCGGCGTCGCTGCTCCAAGTGCGGCTCGAAGAAGTTGGTTAAGGTGGTCAGCTCGTTCTCGAGCAAGGTCGAGCGCACACGTACCGAGACGCTCAACGAGATGGCGGGCATGGGCAACGTGCAGTTCGTACCGCAGCAAAGTCAGCCCCAGGGCCCGCCGCCGGGCGGATGCCCCTACTGTTCCCCGGAGGGCCAAGAGAAAGAGAACGACAAACCCAAGGGACCGGATTCAATCAACGTCAGAACAGACTGA
- a CDS encoding NAD-dependent epimerase/dehydratase family protein produces MPEAAPTSSTRRVRGRKHPPTLVTGLSGYAGMALFEQLLADSRCPQVVCIDLERPGFDLGRAKFFRVDLTLPTADALVAEILEEEQIGRVMHAAFLSGPSHDHLRAHELETIGTMHVLNACAAVGVEKIVVPLSTVSYGARADNPNYLTEEHPLRGDPKYPYVRDKIEVEQLLAEHARRYPECCVTVLRAAPVVGPDSSYFFNKYLRRPLMLRLSGYDPLMQFLHQDDLTFALKAALDADSPGAFNIAGRGVVPYSAVAPLVGRACIAFPLALARTLSAALWPVYALPFDPRYLEYLRYLFVADISKAEGGLGFSPRYSSREALLSVS; encoded by the coding sequence ATGCCGGAGGCTGCCCCGACAAGCTCCACCCGCCGCGTGCGCGGTCGGAAGCATCCGCCTACGCTGGTCACCGGCCTGAGCGGTTACGCCGGGATGGCGCTATTCGAGCAGCTTTTGGCAGACTCGCGTTGCCCGCAAGTGGTCTGCATCGACCTCGAGCGGCCGGGGTTCGACCTGGGTCGCGCCAAGTTCTTCCGCGTCGATCTGACGCTGCCCACGGCCGACGCGCTGGTGGCCGAGATCCTCGAGGAGGAGCAGATCGGCCGGGTGATGCACGCGGCGTTCCTCAGCGGCCCCAGCCACGACCACCTGCGCGCCCACGAGCTGGAGACCATAGGCACAATGCACGTGCTCAACGCCTGCGCCGCGGTGGGGGTAGAGAAGATCGTGGTGCCGCTAAGCACGGTGAGCTACGGCGCGCGGGCCGACAACCCGAATTACCTGACCGAGGAACACCCGCTGCGCGGCGACCCGAAATATCCCTACGTCCGCGACAAGATCGAGGTCGAACAGTTGTTGGCCGAGCACGCCCGGCGCTACCCCGAGTGCTGCGTGACCGTGCTGCGCGCCGCACCGGTGGTCGGCCCGGACTCGAGTTATTTTTTCAACAAATATCTCAGGCGACCTCTGATGTTGCGGCTCTCGGGATACGATCCGCTGATGCAGTTCCTGCACCAGGACGACCTGACCTTCGCGCTCAAGGCTGCGCTGGACGCGGACAGCCCGGGCGCGTTCAATATCGCGGGCCGCGGCGTGGTGCCCTACAGCGCGGTGGCTCCGCTGGTCGGCCGCGCCTGCATCGCGTTTCCGCTGGCTCTGGCCAGAACGCTGAGCGCCGCGTTGTGGCCGGTGTACGCGCTGCCGTTCGATCCGCGCTACCTGGAATATTTGCGCTACCTGTTTGTGGCCGACATCTCCAAGGCCGAGGGCGGGCTGGGCTTTTCGCCGCGTTACAGCTCGCGCGAGGCGCTGCTCAGCGTGAGCTGA
- a CDS encoding ParA family protein, producing MRKIAFVNEKGGSCKTTLTVSVGAYLALYKGARVLLCDLDPQGQVAKSLGIDPRGLPLSMTDLLNDPTVKLRDVVHHSRIEGLDVVPSNKTLTDFSIEAAKRQDRNMRLKVQIDRVRGYDYVLFDSPPSLGLLTMNIMMATREIVIPVNLTFLALDGCAEIVDTMEAVRSNYNRRELRVSLVVPTLYRPTRLANAILEKLGEYFGDRLSPNVIGFNVAIDEAQSQGLTIWEYSRSSRGAQMLAALAEEIAAIKAD from the coding sequence TTGCGAAAGATCGCTTTTGTCAACGAGAAGGGTGGAAGCTGTAAGACCACGCTGACGGTCAGCGTCGGCGCCTACCTCGCACTGTATAAGGGCGCGCGCGTGCTGTTGTGCGACCTGGACCCCCAGGGTCAGGTGGCCAAGAGCCTGGGGATCGATCCGCGCGGGCTGCCGCTGTCGATGACCGACCTGCTCAACGATCCGACGGTCAAACTGCGCGATGTGGTGCATCATAGCCGCATCGAGGGCCTGGACGTCGTGCCCTCGAACAAGACGTTGACCGATTTCAGCATCGAGGCGGCAAAACGCCAGGACCGTAACATGCGGCTCAAGGTGCAGATCGACCGTGTGCGCGGCTACGACTATGTGCTGTTCGACTCGCCGCCCTCCCTGGGCCTGCTGACGATGAACATCATGATGGCCACGCGCGAGATCGTGATTCCGGTCAACCTGACCTTCCTGGCCCTCGACGGCTGCGCCGAGATCGTCGATACGATGGAGGCGGTACGCAGCAACTACAACCGTCGCGAGCTGCGCGTCTCGCTGGTGGTCCCCACGCTCTACCGGCCCACGCGGCTGGCCAACGCGATCCTCGAAAAGCTCGGCGAGTACTTCGGCGATCGGCTTTCGCCAAACGTGATCGGCTTCAACGTGGCCATCGACGAAGCCCAGAGCCAGGGATTGACAATTTGGGAATACAGCCGGTCGAGCCGCGGCGCGCAGATGCTTGCGGCGCTGGCCGAGGAGATTGCCGCGATCAAGGCGGACTGA
- a CDS encoding lysophospholipid acyltransferase family protein: MAQHEQPQSATDRAAQLGLGESLAGRLEHRLAQREGRRGEPEIERDLLQPLVQFFSSLSSSLSSRSDDPEQIGLVDEFGMNEGWRARVRHFLELLYTAYWRVEVSGLEHVPSDGRAMLVSNHSGGLPFDAFMISHCIERDHPAHRSVRPLMEDVFSTQPYFSILMSRYGMVRACQENGQRLLEADRLICVFPEGVKGVTKRYRDRYRLLRFGRGGFVKLARRTESMIVPVSVVGAEEIYPIVARPDRISRRLGLSLPPATLTFPWLGPLGLVPLPSKWYIDFGKPIDVAQLGVRSEHDDIAINSVKEQVRARIQWQIIERLKRRESIWRG; the protein is encoded by the coding sequence ATGGCACAGCACGAACAGCCGCAGAGCGCGACCGATCGCGCGGCCCAACTCGGTCTGGGCGAGAGCTTGGCCGGGCGGCTGGAGCATCGCTTGGCACAGCGCGAAGGGCGGCGCGGCGAGCCCGAGATCGAGCGTGATCTGTTGCAGCCGCTGGTGCAGTTTTTCAGTTCGCTGAGCAGCTCGCTTTCGTCCCGCAGCGACGACCCCGAACAGATCGGCCTGGTAGACGAGTTCGGTATGAACGAGGGCTGGCGGGCCCGGGTGCGACATTTCCTCGAGCTGCTCTACACGGCCTACTGGCGGGTCGAGGTCAGCGGCCTGGAGCACGTGCCCTCCGATGGGCGGGCGATGCTGGTTTCCAATCACTCCGGCGGGCTGCCGTTCGACGCGTTTATGATCTCGCACTGCATCGAGCGCGATCACCCGGCGCACCGCTCCGTGCGGCCGCTGATGGAGGACGTGTTCTCGACTCAGCCCTACTTTTCGATATTGATGTCGCGCTACGGCATGGTGCGCGCCTGTCAGGAGAACGGCCAACGACTGCTCGAGGCTGATCGGCTGATCTGCGTGTTTCCCGAGGGGGTTAAGGGCGTGACCAAGCGCTACCGCGACCGCTACCGCCTGCTGCGCTTCGGCCGCGGCGGATTCGTCAAGCTCGCGCGACGCACCGAGTCGATGATCGTGCCGGTCTCGGTGGTTGGCGCCGAGGAGATCTACCCGATCGTCGCCCGGCCCGATCGTATCTCCCGCCGACTGGGATTGAGTTTGCCGCCGGCCACGCTGACCTTCCCCTGGCTGGGCCCGCTGGGGCTGGTTCCGCTGCCGAGCAAGTGGTACATCGATTTCGGCAAGCCGATCGACGTGGCGCAGCTTGGCGTGCGCTCTGAGCACGACGACATAGCGATCAACAGCGTAAAAGAGCAGGTTCGCGCACGAATCCAGTGGCAGATTATCGAGCGACTCAAGCGCCGCGAATCGATCTGGAGAGGCTGA
- the glnD gene encoding [protein-PII] uridylyltransferase produces the protein MRGPGAGSEQVNDAAEPQLAQSLARHRAALKRAQRRGDSGFDTARANCAFFDELVRGLFQRALEQGEEHDPLPALIAVGGYGRGLLAPYSDIDLLFLFADGADVEAGRRLIERTLYPLWDLRLDLGHAARTIDEQLDRAIHDPTILTATLDCRALAGDEALPVELGRRLDAAIASGRVAGPVSRRVEPGAGEYPVSSVTVLEPNVKESPGALRDFQLALWNARVCLGVSDLAGLVQIDVLSQLDVTILNASIDFLLKLRCELHLLAGRRADVLSIEMQREVAGNLGFGAKSERQLIEDLLREYYLHARRVYDLLRRVNRRCARPRADAAQFSRTIEPGLLYTSEGVEPASADDLRRDPVLLMRTMAHVAIEGRRFSERGRALLREAADLIDEDFRSGREQAKTFIELLHGDHAALALRQMHELRLLGRYLPEFEALNCLPQYDIHHRFTVDEHTLLTIHFLEQLGGETPDELRRLAGVYRRLKRPEVLKLALLLHDMGKAGGPGHVERSLRLMAPVLHRLGVDEDDARSLEFLVRNHTAMSTLAQLRDIHDPKLLRRFAGTVGGAEPLAMLYLLTYADMRAVGPGIWSSWKGSLLEELYNRTRDLLDPGADQRDEDLREQLEYEVSARVAGRPFAARLQNYFAHMPENSLRWLSPARAVRHLKVLTGLSKAKPVSVGVFEEPSLGVLELVVATRDRRGLLWRIAGACTELDVNILGAQVFTRSDTVAIDTLQLEPPSEDPETGLPLLPPFELQTRLADRLERLFTGDDLPQQIECKHSPTRRSREMSRRVPVKVSGSNDESVSHSLIQVQDLDRLGLLYDVTRTIFKNGANVYLAKVNTEAGRAVDAFYVDSEGSKLSAAKLDELCSRIRDVLTRAQERQ, from the coding sequence TTGCGCGGCCCGGGCGCGGGAAGCGAACAGGTGAACGACGCGGCTGAGCCTCAACTCGCCCAAAGTCTCGCGCGCCATCGCGCTGCTCTCAAGCGCGCCCAACGCCGCGGCGACTCGGGCTTTGACACGGCCCGCGCCAACTGCGCGTTTTTCGACGAGTTGGTGCGCGGACTGTTCCAGCGCGCGCTGGAACAAGGCGAAGAGCACGATCCTCTGCCCGCGCTGATCGCCGTGGGCGGTTACGGCCGCGGCCTGCTCGCTCCGTACTCTGACATCGATCTGTTGTTTCTGTTTGCCGACGGCGCGGACGTCGAGGCCGGACGGCGATTGATCGAGCGCACGCTCTACCCGCTGTGGGATTTACGGCTCGACCTGGGCCACGCCGCGCGCACGATCGATGAACAGCTCGACCGCGCGATTCACGATCCCACGATTCTCACCGCGACCCTGGATTGCCGGGCGCTGGCCGGCGACGAGGCGTTGCCCGTCGAGCTGGGACGCAGGCTCGATGCGGCGATCGCTTCGGGCCGGGTCGCGGGGCCGGTCTCGCGCCGCGTCGAACCCGGGGCCGGGGAGTATCCGGTGAGCTCGGTCACCGTACTGGAGCCCAACGTCAAGGAGAGCCCCGGCGCACTGCGCGACTTCCAGCTTGCCCTGTGGAACGCTCGGGTCTGCCTCGGGGTGTCCGACCTCGCCGGGCTGGTCCAGATCGATGTGCTCAGCCAACTCGACGTGACGATACTCAACGCCTCGATCGATTTTTTACTCAAGCTGCGCTGCGAGCTGCACCTGCTCGCCGGACGCCGTGCGGACGTGCTGTCGATCGAGATGCAGCGCGAGGTGGCCGGCAACCTGGGCTTCGGCGCCAAGTCCGAGCGCCAATTGATCGAGGATTTGCTGCGCGAGTATTACCTGCACGCCCGCCGCGTCTACGACCTGCTGCGCCGCGTCAACCGGCGCTGTGCGCGTCCTCGGGCTGACGCGGCTCAATTTTCGCGTACGATCGAGCCCGGGCTGCTCTACACATCCGAGGGCGTGGAACCGGCGTCGGCCGACGATTTGCGCCGTGACCCGGTTCTGCTGATGCGCACAATGGCTCACGTTGCGATCGAGGGCAGACGGTTTTCCGAGCGCGGTCGCGCGTTGCTGCGCGAGGCCGCCGATTTGATCGACGAGGATTTTCGTTCGGGGCGCGAACAGGCCAAGACGTTTATCGAGTTGCTGCACGGCGATCACGCCGCTCTGGCGTTGCGCCAGATGCACGAGCTGAGGCTGTTGGGCCGCTACCTGCCGGAGTTTGAGGCGCTCAACTGCCTGCCGCAGTACGACATCCACCATCGGTTCACGGTGGACGAGCACACGCTGCTGACGATCCACTTCCTCGAACAGCTCGGCGGCGAGACGCCGGACGAGCTGCGGCGACTGGCCGGAGTCTACCGTCGGCTCAAGCGGCCGGAGGTGCTCAAGCTGGCGCTGCTGCTGCACGACATGGGCAAGGCCGGCGGTCCGGGGCACGTCGAACGCTCGCTGCGGTTGATGGCGCCGGTGTTGCATCGCTTGGGCGTGGACGAGGACGATGCGCGCAGCCTGGAGTTTCTGGTGCGCAATCACACGGCGATGAGCACCCTGGCGCAGCTGCGCGACATCCACGACCCTAAGCTGCTTCGGCGTTTCGCCGGCACCGTGGGCGGAGCCGAACCGCTGGCCATGCTCTATCTGCTGACCTACGCGGACATGCGAGCGGTGGGCCCGGGAATTTGGAGCTCGTGGAAGGGCTCGCTGCTCGAGGAGCTGTACAACCGCACCCGCGACCTGCTCGATCCCGGGGCCGACCAGCGCGATGAGGACCTGCGCGAGCAGCTCGAGTACGAGGTCTCGGCACGGGTCGCCGGAAGGCCGTTCGCCGCGCGGCTGCAGAACTACTTCGCGCACATGCCCGAGAACAGCCTGCGCTGGCTCAGCCCGGCGCGCGCTGTGCGCCATCTCAAGGTGCTCACCGGCCTATCAAAGGCCAAGCCGGTGTCGGTCGGCGTGTTCGAAGAGCCTTCCCTGGGCGTGCTCGAGCTGGTGGTGGCTACCCGCGACCGCCGCGGCCTGCTGTGGCGCATCGCCGGGGCTTGCACCGAGCTCGACGTCAACATCCTCGGCGCCCAAGTCTTCACCCGCTCCGACACGGTGGCGATCGACACTTTGCAGCTCGAGCCGCCGAGCGAAGATCCTGAGACCGGGCTGCCGCTGCTCCCGCCATTCGAGCTCCAGACGCGCCTGGCCGACAGGCTCGAGCGATTATTCACCGGCGACGATCTGCCGCAACAGATCGAGTGTAAGCACAGTCCCACACGCCGCAGCCGCGAGATGAGCCGTCGCGTGCCGGTCAAGGTCAGCGGCTCCAACGACGAGTCGGTCAGCCACAGCCTGATCCAGGTCCAGGACTTGGACCGATTGGGTCTGCTCTACGACGTGACGCGTACGATCTTTAAGAACGGCGCCAACGTCTACCTGGCCAAGGTAAACACCGAGGCCGGGCGCGCGGTGGACGCGTTCTACGTCGACAGCGAGGGGAGCAAGCTCTCAGCCGCGAAGCTCGATGAGCTGTGCAGCCGGATTCGCGATGTGCTGACCCGGGCACAGGAGCGGCAGTGA
- the glnE gene encoding bifunctional [glutamate--ammonia ligase]-adenylyl-L-tyrosine phosphorylase/[glutamate--ammonia-ligase] adenylyltransferase — translation MSEILGPAGWPLPARVAAVAACSGSVDSQAAALGFMRLAELRPQPVDEAAMPDLALIFGASPFLGELLLSDDELLDALCRGGLNAALPDARQIDARLAGCGDAEQLRLVRSRLLFTIALSDLARRADTPRVLLALSDLADCVCQRAWELACEGLDVQRFDNDEGQGGWAFCTLAMGKLGARELNFSSDIDLVFVHSGEPAGGADDRVAGGHELAAAVARRMIKLMTAPGRGGALYRVDLRLRPMGRSGDVVTSLRAAEVYYESWGETWERQALLRARPCAGNIELGYELLELLRPFVFRRYLDHQSLEAVARIKERMEAELGAAARQGDDVKLSPGGIRELEFIVQSLQLIHGGRDKSLRTTSTLDALEAATRSGHIEADRAQRLRDSYLFLRELENRLQMHGNLQTQLLPHDQRRMAALARLMGIAQTDDIRAAQQLRQRYDEIRHGVREIYEQVVPARATRSSTHSMPLGGPEWAARKGTIQRLDEAGFADPKAAYAALISIREDPSEPERSATRELFARLAPELVARAAQTPDPDAALMRMERFVRARGNRSSLFKRLWSRQREIELLLRALGGSAYMAGILIAHPELSSQVLRPDAVLLPRGLKAARSSVDAFLEGTRDPMERAAELARSRRANELAIGLRDMLQAADVRRICSELSDLAQACCEVCLDLARKRVSARHDVEPGDLGGFAVLALGSLGPRELTFNADLDLLFCFQDVEYDDQGIRQRTALTRLAETLIVLLAGSRTAGPIYRIDARLRPDGGQGAIAMPASATANYFRTRAAPFERQALLRMRLLAGDAAVAEPLLRARDELLFSGPAARDDLQQCAQIRERYFSQIDGPPQLELKFGPGGLLDVEFGVQLLALAHGYDHQGLRSGATLTIINAAARAGLIQSKSAAALRLGWLTLKAVENKLRLTYERPRSTMPQPGTAEAAFLGRLLDWPEPGPFYEYLDRVRRDVETAYLELLSGLGIEIERGDR, via the coding sequence GTGAGCGAGATCCTCGGCCCCGCAGGCTGGCCGCTTCCGGCGCGCGTGGCCGCGGTTGCGGCCTGTTCCGGCTCGGTCGATTCGCAGGCGGCGGCACTGGGCTTCATGCGCCTGGCCGAGCTGCGGCCGCAGCCGGTGGACGAGGCTGCGATGCCCGACTTGGCGCTGATCTTCGGCGCCAGTCCGTTTCTTGGCGAGCTGCTGCTCAGCGACGACGAGCTGCTTGACGCTCTGTGTCGCGGCGGGCTGAACGCGGCGCTGCCCGACGCGCGACAAATCGATGCGCGACTTGCGGGCTGTGGCGATGCCGAGCAGTTGCGCCTGGTCCGCTCGCGTCTGCTGTTCACGATCGCCCTTAGCGACCTGGCGCGCCGTGCGGACACTCCGCGGGTGCTACTTGCTCTGTCCGACTTGGCCGACTGCGTGTGCCAGCGAGCCTGGGAGCTGGCCTGCGAGGGCCTGGACGTGCAGCGCTTCGATAACGACGAGGGCCAAGGCGGCTGGGCCTTTTGCACCCTGGCCATGGGCAAGCTCGGTGCGCGCGAGCTTAACTTCTCGTCGGACATCGATCTGGTGTTCGTACACTCCGGCGAGCCGGCAGGTGGAGCCGACGACCGGGTCGCGGGCGGGCACGAGCTGGCTGCGGCCGTGGCCAGACGGATGATCAAGCTGATGACAGCGCCGGGGCGAGGCGGCGCGCTGTATCGCGTTGATTTGCGGCTGCGGCCGATGGGCCGCAGCGGCGACGTGGTGACCAGCCTGCGCGCGGCCGAGGTCTACTACGAGTCGTGGGGCGAGACCTGGGAGCGCCAGGCGTTGCTGCGCGCGCGGCCCTGCGCCGGGAACATCGAGTTGGGATACGAGCTGCTGGAGCTGCTGCGGCCGTTCGTGTTTCGCCGCTACCTCGATCATCAGTCGTTGGAGGCAGTGGCCCGCATCAAGGAGCGGATGGAGGCCGAACTGGGCGCCGCGGCGCGTCAGGGCGACGACGTCAAGCTCTCGCCCGGCGGGATCCGCGAGCTGGAGTTCATCGTCCAGAGCCTACAGCTGATCCACGGCGGCCGCGACAAGTCGTTGCGCACAACCTCGACCCTTGATGCGCTCGAGGCTGCGACCCGTAGCGGGCACATCGAGGCTGATCGAGCACAGCGTCTACGCGATAGCTACCTGTTCCTGCGTGAGCTGGAAAACCGTTTACAGATGCACGGCAACCTACAGACCCAACTGCTGCCCCACGACCAACGCCGCATGGCGGCGCTGGCGCGGCTGATGGGGATCGCGCAAACCGACGATATCCGCGCGGCGCAACAGCTTCGACAGCGTTACGACGAGATACGCCATGGAGTGCGCGAGATCTACGAACAGGTGGTCCCGGCGCGGGCCACGCGCAGCTCCACGCACTCGATGCCCCTGGGCGGGCCGGAGTGGGCAGCGCGCAAGGGCACGATCCAACGTTTGGACGAGGCCGGGTTCGCCGACCCCAAGGCCGCCTATGCCGCGTTGATCAGCATCCGCGAGGATCCGTCCGAGCCCGAGAGATCGGCCACTCGCGAGCTTTTCGCGCGCCTGGCGCCGGAGCTCGTGGCGCGCGCCGCGCAGACCCCGGACCCGGACGCGGCGCTGATGCGCATGGAGCGCTTCGTGCGCGCGCGCGGCAACCGCTCGTCGCTGTTCAAGCGGCTGTGGTCGCGGCAGCGCGAGATCGAGCTGCTGCTGCGCGCCCTGGGCGGGTCGGCCTACATGGCCGGGATTCTAATCGCCCATCCCGAGCTGAGCTCCCAAGTGCTGCGGCCCGACGCGGTGTTGCTGCCGCGCGGGCTCAAGGCGGCCCGCTCATCGGTGGACGCGTTTCTGGAGGGCACGCGCGATCCTATGGAGCGTGCGGCGGAGCTGGCCCGCTCCAGACGCGCCAACGAGCTGGCGATCGGTTTACGCGACATGCTGCAGGCTGCGGACGTGCGCCGGATCTGCTCCGAGCTCTCCGACCTGGCTCAGGCCTGCTGCGAAGTCTGCCTCGACCTGGCGCGTAAGCGGGTTTCCGCGCGGCACGACGTGGAGCCGGGCGATTTGGGTGGCTTCGCTGTGCTGGCCCTGGGCAGCCTGGGCCCGCGCGAGCTGACGTTCAACGCCGACCTCGACCTGCTGTTTTGCTTCCAGGATGTGGAGTACGACGACCAGGGGATCAGGCAACGCACCGCGCTGACCAGGCTGGCCGAGACGCTGATCGTCTTGCTCGCCGGTTCGCGTACGGCCGGTCCGATCTATCGCATCGACGCCCGGCTGCGACCCGACGGCGGCCAGGGAGCCATCGCCATGCCAGCCAGCGCTACGGCCAATTATTTTCGCACGCGCGCCGCTCCCTTCGAGCGCCAGGCGTTGCTGCGCATGCGGCTGCTGGCAGGCGACGCGGCAGTGGCCGAGCCGCTGCTGCGCGCGCGCGACGAGCTGCTGTTCTCGGGGCCGGCCGCGCGCGATGACCTGCAGCAGTGCGCGCAGATCCGCGAGCGCTATTTCTCGCAGATCGACGGTCCGCCGCAACTCGAGCTGAAGTTCGGGCCCGGCGGCCTGCTCGACGTGGAGTTCGGCGTGCAACTGCTGGCCCTGGCCCACGGCTATGATCACCAGGGGCTGCGCAGCGGCGCGACTCTGACGATCATCAACGCCGCGGCGCGCGCCGGGTTGATCCAATCTAAGTCCGCGGCAGCGCTACGCCTGGGATGGCTGACGCTCAAGGCGGTGGAGAACAAGCTGCGGCTGACCTACGAACGTCCGCGCAGCACCATGCCCCAGCCGGGAACGGCCGAGGCCGCGTTCCTCGGTCGGCTGCTCGATTGGCCTGAGCCCGGGCCGTTCTACGAGTACCTCGATCGCGTGCGGCGCGACGTGGAAACGGCTTACCTCGAACTGCTCTCGGGCCTGGGCATCGAGATCGAACGGGGAGATCGATGA
- a CDS encoding CpsB/CapC family capsule biosynthesis tyrosine phosphatase produces the protein MIWGRRKAQRETHEQQSQPLSGMIDLHAHLLLGKDDGAADVAEVAQILTTAREAGFLLVTATPHLMAQGSLVGRKDTLEAFEQLKGDPALAGLGAMLVPGAENYMDEAFFDNLERGDLLPLGGVGRRHLLVEVPMVGMPPFMAQAAFRIRVKGWVPLLAHPERYVAVIERPGLLYELREMGYMLQGNLSSLAGIHGRSVKRTLEQCLAEGLIDCLASDVHTARRAETIYGRGIARCCELLGRDQALRLLKTVPSQILEE, from the coding sequence ATGATCTGGGGCAGGCGCAAGGCGCAGCGCGAGACGCACGAGCAGCAGTCCCAGCCGCTGAGCGGGATGATCGATCTGCACGCCCATCTGCTGCTGGGCAAGGACGACGGCGCGGCTGACGTCGCGGAGGTGGCGCAGATTTTAACCACAGCGCGCGAGGCCGGGTTCCTGTTGGTGACCGCCACTCCGCACCTGATGGCCCAGGGCAGCTTGGTCGGACGCAAGGATACCCTCGAGGCCTTTGAGCAGCTCAAGGGCGATCCGGCCCTGGCCGGGCTGGGCGCGATGCTCGTTCCAGGCGCCGAGAACTACATGGACGAGGCGTTTTTCGACAATCTCGAGCGCGGCGATCTGTTGCCGCTAGGCGGCGTGGGACGGCGTCACCTGCTGGTCGAGGTGCCGATGGTCGGCATGCCGCCGTTTATGGCGCAGGCCGCCTTCCGTATTCGAGTCAAGGGCTGGGTACCTTTGCTGGCGCACCCCGAGCGCTACGTCGCCGTGATCGAGAGGCCGGGACTGCTGTACGAGCTACGCGAGATGGGTTACATGCTGCAGGGCAACCTCTCGAGCCTGGCCGGGATTCACGGCCGCAGCGTGAAGCGTACCCTCGAGCAGTGTCTGGCAGAGGGGCTGATCGACTGCCTGGCCTCGGATGTGCACACGGCGCGCCGCGCGGAGACGATCTACGGCCGCGGGATCGCACGCTGCTGCGAGCTGCTGGGCCGCGACCAGGCGCTGCGGCTGCTCAAGACCGTGCCCTCGCAGATCCTCGAGGAGTAA
- the recO gene encoding DNA repair protein RecO, with translation MAGEIKRGPAIVLRQYPIGESDRLLVLLTREWGKLRVLAKGMRRSRKRGLASLDLLSLADVELAGSRRSDWLRLSGGRVIEPFWPLSADPLRLCLAFCLVEEIDLLIEDDTPVPDKFELLLVTLGELAAGRGVDMLRVSELKLLALSGLLPLMERCPRCGVDPLKREGTARYSFSAQAAFCARCAGTNRTNPALSQGSLRAIRAAAMQPIESLPRMSLTDATAAELDALVPRMIEYHLGRKLRGLRVLAQLRAGREPAARDVPAPGGRSQ, from the coding sequence GTGGCCGGCGAGATCAAGCGCGGGCCGGCGATCGTGCTCCGGCAATATCCAATCGGCGAGTCCGACCGGCTGCTGGTGCTGCTCACGCGCGAGTGGGGCAAGCTGCGCGTGCTGGCCAAGGGCATGCGTCGCAGCCGCAAGCGCGGGCTGGCGAGCCTGGACCTGCTGAGCCTGGCCGACGTCGAGCTGGCCGGGTCGCGTCGTAGCGACTGGTTGCGATTGTCCGGGGGCAGGGTGATCGAGCCGTTCTGGCCGCTGAGCGCCGATCCGTTGCGGCTGTGCCTGGCGTTCTGCCTGGTCGAGGAGATCGACCTGCTGATCGAGGACGATACGCCGGTGCCCGACAAGTTCGAGTTGCTGCTGGTCACGCTGGGCGAACTGGCCGCGGGCCGTGGAGTCGATATGCTGCGCGTCTCCGAACTCAAGCTGCTGGCGCTCTCCGGCCTGCTGCCGCTGATGGAGCGCTGTCCGCGCTGCGGCGTGGATCCGCTGAAGCGCGAGGGCACGGCGCGCTACTCGTTCAGCGCCCAGGCCGCGTTCTGCGCGCGTTGCGCCGGAACCAACCGCACCAATCCGGCGCTGTCGCAAGGCTCATTACGTGCGATTCGCGCGGCTGCGATGCAGCCCATCGAGAGCCTGCCGCGGATGAGTCTGACCGACGCCACCGCCGCGGAACTCGACGCGCTGGTGCCGCGGATGATCGAGTATCATCTCGGGCGCAAACTGCGCGGACTCAGGGTGTTGGCGCAGCTGCGAGCGGGCCGGGAGCCAGCAGCTCGGGACGTTCCAGCGCCAGGCGGCAGATCCCAATAA